TCATCGGCGATCGTTGCTTCGAAGAAGGTTGAATCTTTAATCGTCACTTCGGTGGTCTCCAGCACACTTGCCCTCTCCAGCGTGATTGGTTCTTCTGTAAATTCTACTGACTGTTGCCCTTCGACGAGGCTTCCTTCGTACGAAGGACGTGTGAAGATCGGGTTGACAGGGtgcgaaattttcaccaaacagGAAGCAACAGatgccggctgctgccgggtGTTTGAAGGATTCACGGCAACCACGAGGAAGTATATTTCGGATCGTGCTTTCACTTGCTCGACGGAAACGTTATCGCGGAGGTACCAAACGAGACTCCGATCGGCCGATTCCACGAACCGAACTAACGAAGCATCCGTTCCTTCCACGGTGTATCGTATGTTGCTGtcaaccgtttccggtgtgaGCGACATCGGCAGACTGAATCGGATATCGTTGGCGCCTTCCTTCAGTTCTCCATTGTACTGCAACTGTGTGAATTCGGGGCTCGGGACACGCTCAATATCCACGATAATGGTAGTAAATCCTGAGGCCATTTCCGGATTTTTACATTCCACAACGAATTCAATGTGTTCTATAGCGTTCAGATCGGTGGGTGAGATTTCCTTCAGTAACCGTATTGTCACCGTTCCCTCAAGCATCTGCACTCCGAACAGGTCTGTGTTGCTGTCTCGTATCGACACTGTGGCTGTCTCCACAAAGCTTCCTGGCTCGAGACTGATGTTTTCGAAGGCGATCAGCTGCATATCCTTCGATATCCGCGACTTGTAGACAGGTTTTACAAATCGTGGATATTTAACGAACAACCTTTTGATGTACACAACGACAGGGGCGGCCGCATCACCCGTCGAGCGGGGCTTCGTTGCCCTGACGGTGAACTGAAAGTGATCGCGAGTCTCCAAATCCGTGTCACTCAAAGGCTCCTTCAGGATGAGTTCTGTACCGTCCACAGGCGAATTGACAGGTTTCAAGGTGAAGTACAGAGAATCCGTTCCATCCAACGAAAACTGCACACTTTCGTCGGCCGTCTCGATCCGGAGCTTCACTATCAGTGGTTCCTGTAATTGCCTGGTGGACTCATCGATTAGTGCGTCGTAGATTAGCCGCTCGAACACCGGCGCCTTGATCTGGACGATATCTACGGAGATCATACAATAGGCCTTGTCCGAGTTGGGATTCTGTGCCTCCACGGTCAACAGCACGTGCGTGGTGCCACGGAGCGATTCACTGGTCACCGTGCCCTTCAAGTACACCTTGAACACATTGTCCGGGATGTAAGGCCAAATCTCGAACAAGCCTCGTTCATCGATCAAGCTAACAACGGTGTCACCGGAAAAGGACTCTGACAGAATCTCGACATTCGCAACGCTCAGTGCCAGCGTGTTCTCATCCAACGTGCCTTGCAGAAAGTTGCTCGCAAACTTTGGCAACACGGACACGGGACGTGCGACGCTCATGATCGCAACCGCATGTGACACTTCTGCACCGTCCAAGGTACAAACGATCGTTAAAATAAGGTACGCTTTGCCTGCCAACTTCTCCGGGGTGATATTGTTCGGCACAATACTAACTGTCCCTTCCGCAGTTCGCACGGTGAAGAGATCCACATCGCCCCGGTAGCTAAACGTCAACCCTTCCACGTAGCTGTCTGACGAAATTTTGATTACCGGAAGCTCCAGGACCCCGGTAGAGGCGGCGAAAGTTCCTTCGTATACGGACCGTTCAAATTGAGGTATCTTCGTGTCGGGTTTCACGATCGACAACACCAGCAGCGTTTCGCTTATGGCCGCGTTAGCTTTCTCGGCCTGAACGGTTAGCAGAAAGAAACTGTTCGTTGCGATTACTTCGTCCGAAAGTGACTCAGAGGTCCTAATCGTCACCCGGTTGTTACTGAGGGTGGCGGTGAAATATTTGGCATCCTCTCCGGCGAGCGCCACTTTTACACTGTCGTCGCCAGTCTCCGGTTTGATGCTAATCGGTTTGACGAGGGTTATTTCCTTGCTCACCGCAATGGAACCGGTGTAGAGAGACTCTTCAAAGTCGACGGGCGCCACGCTCGTCACTTCAACGACAAACGCCGTTCGACCGACATTTTCGGCCCCCGTCCTGCTAGCTTCGATGACGGTGGTGAGAATTCGCTTTCCTCCTTCCGCAATCTCTGCACCTGGGCGTAACGACACGGCAGCTGTTTGTCGATCGAAGCTGGCAttgagaaggaaaaaaactcCGTCGTCACCGATCACTTGATACTGTACCGTCGAATCGTAGGTACCGGGCAGTAAGCTGACATAACGAGCATCAAATGTATCTCCTATCTTGTGTTCCGTTTTATACAGACTTTGTCCAAACTCTGGTGGTACGACGAATTCGTTGACTGGATCACTGGACACTGTTAACCGGGCGTATCCTGTCAATGGTGGAACCCACTCGTCCTTGGGAAAGTACAGAAATAGTCGAAATGATAATCTTTTGCCACAACAAGGGGCAGTTAATTTACCTGTGCGGAAATTTGCAGCGTTATTGGCTGCGTAATCTTCGTTAAGGCGTGTTTCGTTTTGACCTGCGCAACGAACTCTGCCCGAGAAGACCCAGCACTGGAGGACACGGTGAAGTAATCATTCTCATCGATCGTGAACGTTATCTTATTCTTTGTTATATCCTTATCATAGGCCACTATCCGGTTGCCCTGTAAACGAAGACGAATCAGTCGGTCATCATTGCCGGATGTAGTCCGGATTGCCGGGTGCATCTTACGTAGTCTGCAAACAACTGTATGTCAAAGTCCCGCGGGAGCGGCAGCGGAACCTTGATGTCGTACACTCCTTGGCTAAATTGTGGCTGGTGATTGTTCTCCTCCTTGATGTTCTGCCTGAAGCTCATCTGCCGTACCGTCCCAGACTCGCACAGGAAAACGACGATATTGAAAAAGTACGCGTAACTATCGAGCTCTTCGAAGCGGGTGAACTGTTCGTTCGTCGTGATGATAAGCTTTCCATCGCCAATCGTGGCGTCAATATATACCGGCTTATCATCATCCGCGGGATTCACGCTAACAGATTTAACGTTTGTGACCTCATATGTGGCCAGCGTATATCCCACCCCAACGGTAGTAGAAACTTCCGGTACTGCCGGAAACAGACCGCTGAAAGAAAGCGACGGAGAAGCGCAATCTGGATGGTGTACAGTGTCTCGGTTAGTACGTATACTCATTGTTTGGCAGAAGCAATATTTCATTGGAAACAAAGGCAAGGTGAAGTCATGAGCCAAATATCCGACAAAGACGAAAGACGGCCTTGCTCCACATAGTTATCGCAGCCTAACAGAATCCTAACAGTTTGTGGTGAACAATGTGGTAAGCCCTAGGAATTTTCTGGTTTGGTGTAGTTTTCGGCTTTCAACTGTCCGCTAACTACATGCCGATCCAATCCGTCAAATGTCCACGACATTAGTGCGGCACATTAAATGGACTGTTCGAACAATCAATTAACAAATGCATGATGGATGTAATTGCTCGTCAGATAACGTCATGTATCGTTGGCACTTTACTTTGTTGCCCAGTTACTCAAACTTTTGATGAGACGTCGTTGATATCATATGTGGCAGGCATATTTCGGAGCACGTTTTCTAGTTACAGGTTGGTAGAGTGCCACTGCCCAGTGGCCAATATTTCTCACCTAAATCGTCTGCTCCTGAACACGGGAACAACAGTATCGGCAGCACAACCAaccacagccaccaccacaagcGGCCTGGTCGCTCATCAACCAGAGAAAACGATTTAACTACCATTGGAACTAATTTTTAGCATTGTTCGCGGAGAAAAGGCAAACCGATGAAACTCGTGTTGAAATACGACAGATAAACAACGGACACTTTCACTCGGCAGGACTTGTTTCGAGAGTATTGGTCGTGCCACAACTGTTCGGCGCATCACCTTTCAACAGACTGACCCCACCGCTATTGCTTCTTAAAATTTGTCGGTTCGCGCGGTGTATGATAGGCCACTATCTAGCATCCGGCGATTGGTTTTCTTATCTGATAAATTACAATCAGATAGCAGTACTAGAAGCCCAATGATAAAGCAATCAAAGTGTGATTACGGACATGACCATCATCATCTATCAACAATTAAAGATTATTAAAGTgagaaaaattcaaaagtaaGTGAATGATGGCGTTTAGTGTTGAAAGTGGCATAACGATGCTAAGTTGCCGATGTGAAATCAATGGAAAAGAATACTGCTTTCCATCACTCTATAAAGAACCGGATAAAgtaacgatcgatcgatcttcaACCAGCATGATCTACCATGACTTCGTAAaactggccctggccctggcggTTTTGGCGCCCGTCCAATGTTGGAATGGCGAATCGATGCATTGTGACTGCAATCTCAACCAAATCTATCCTAAACAACAAAACGCCTACAGGATCTTCTCGCTGATGAGTGACGATGGCTTATagtttgtttgtatgtttgtatGTCCTTGAGAAGATGATAGAGTTTCGTAACGCTGTCCGTAACCGTCACCGTACGTAACCGTCactaaaaaaaatgcatttagatttgttgtttggttttcgatcTTCTTTTTGATTGGAAGAAATTCGAATTAAAAGCGGAGGAGAGCATCTCAACTACAAGAATCCCGAATGCCCGCACACGACGTCGTACGATGGCAAATATTGAAGAATTACAGGGAGAAGAatggctcgtccgtagattaTCCGTCCtgctgcaccgattaatcggtttcacAGTGAAAAACGTCCGTTTAAACGTCTTCGAAGTGGCACATTAACTGGGACACGGGAGAGTCTTCCAGCGGCTTTGGTGTAGCGGTCTGTTCGTTCATTTGAGTAATGTCTAGACTTTGGTCTAATAATGTCGCGTTAGGCGCTCACCTGGACGACCCAGCTTCAAGACATGCGCTCGGGGTGCTGGATATCATGATATGGACACCTTTCCGAGGGATATCCTGGCGTGGCGCCATCGGAGAACGGTATCGTCCTGAAACCTTTTAacgaaaaaactaaaatttaaaaaagcgCCGCCATCGAGCCTAGTTGCAGCAAACTGCTGAACTGAAAGAACTTAAACCACTCTCAgttgcagaaaagaaaaatgcacGGCAAATTGTTCGGGCAAAAGTCAATGTACGcagaaagtaaacaaaacttGGAAGAAATAGAGAACGTAGCCACGAAAACACAATCGTTTACAACGGTGATGTAACGATCATTTGGTCATTCAAGATTTGTCTGGGTTTCTGGTCATATCGTAATGAGAAGTCATCAGTAGTTGGACATTTCCAGTcaaccaatcaatcaacatgctttttatttttagtgttTTGTTATCCTCAAACACTGCCCTGTATCTGATTATATGGTTTCGCACATACGAATAGAAATAATCTTGAATATTCTTGAGCTGCTTGGGTAAAGCATTCCTATTACGAGCGTTTTGGTCGGCCTGGCTATGCTACGCTGCTGCAAACAGTTTGGGAGTTTTCATTTATGTCCTAAATGGTTCAAGTTCTCGCAACAAAACACGATTGTTTTATATACATACCATGAGTCAGGCGTACCCTATTCATTGGATTCCTTGCTGGAGAACGACTATTTTGGTTTACATCCTTCCCTAAATAAGTGCGCTTCACCCAATTCAATATGTGCTCGCCACTGATCACTACAAGCTTTAAGTCAAACTTCAACGTAAATCATACATCGTATGGTAACTATTATAATCTAAAGTATAAGCTATCGGTCGGGTTTCTTATTTTGTGTACTTTTCATCTCTCAAGCACAAGACAAGTAATTGGTGTTTGCTTGGTTCATCTGCTGATTTTAGCTTCGCGTTGTGTGTGCTTTTTGCCAAATAATTTCAAAGCCACCGTTTTGATTCGCCATGTTTTGACTCTTGCCGCGAATGATTCATTTATTATATTTCACAACTTAGCTGTaaagtttttcgtttcatttgccaTTGTTTGACTAGCTTTACACTATTTTATCTACAAGCCCTGAAAATTTTGTTGGGATGCAATCGTACTTTGTAAGAATGTTATTTCCATTTTGTATGTggaatgattgttttttgtcgtCATTGTATTTCAGGTTTCACTATACGAAATTGCAATCACGAAGGAAAATTGGCACACGATTATGAGACAGACAGCGGGACAAATAATAACATCCAAATAAGGAGCAAAACATTCGAGATAGTTTAAAGGGCTTCGTTAGTTAAAGCTCCTATTTCAATAATACAAAACAATACAAGGGCAACAGAAGCAGAAAATGCAACAGTGGGtagtttgcatttttcataactTTCGTTTCCTTCCCTTAAGCCAAAAGTTATGTCTCAAAGCATACTATTCCAACTAATACTGTTTCAGCTTTCAAGAGTTCCTTTCTTAGGTTCCGAAATGCACAATCTCAAAACTAATGTAACGCGGTCTGTAAAAACTACATGTAAATCACCAAATAACCGTCTATTAATAGTCTCGATCaggaaagattttttttaattttttgtgtaGAATAACCTGTCCTGTAATTAAtgatttgccatttttcaagATAAGTTGAGAAGCACACAGAGAAAAGACATCCGATGTCTTTTTCTAGTAAAACATAACCCTTTTATTTATCTGTAATCGTcctcgtttcgattttctctaAAACAATTCACACCAGGATTACGTTTTCGCAATGCTTACTTATAAATCAGTATATGCTACTAAGTTGTCATTATATGTATGTATCTTTACTTATATCCATACATACATTTTATATGTATCAAATAAATGGGCTATTGCTAGTGTTGTTATCATCTCATGCAGTTTCTTCTACTACTTCTCtcggtttctgttttgtagTTTTAACGCATTCGCATGCTTCATCGAGATCCAAAGCTCGGTTCATATCTAGTATAAACGGTTCATATCTAGGTTTAACAGGTTTTATATATCGTATATAATAATCTCCTTGTTCAACGTTGTTTCGCGAAAAAGTTCACATTAACAATTAGTTGCTAGTTGAATTTTCTTCCACGAAATACGTGCATGCACTTGTAAGTTAGAAGTTGTTTGATTGCGTCAACGTATTGAAATGAAGTAACAGTATACACCGTGGTGCACACATTTATTATCGAAAGACACTCTGGGCATGATAACAATGGAACATTTTAGTAACAATGATCTGTCAAAACAGATTTAGCAAAATATAAACTAATTCAATACACGTATTTTATATTTCCAAACATCATTCTAGTCTACGTGgataaaaaaacaagtaaCCAAGTACATTTGGTTAAAAGTCTTGTTAGTTCGGCTCTAGTAACAATGCTCCAACTTGAGGAAAACTATCTGATATTTGGTTGTCTAAAGTTATACCCACCCAAATATGCTGtttgaatcgaatcgaattaattCCAACACCCGGTATGATTGCTAACGCGCTAAACGAGCATATCAATATCAAAGGTTAAATAAAGTTGGAAATACAAGTCATTTTTACGCGGTCAACGACAAATTTCTGGGACTTAGTCGGGTAGTTGATTCTATCAAACAATGATCTAGTCAAACTTCATGTTTTATCGTGAATTGATTTGGATTGCTATCGATATTGATACATTTGTAGTTATTTTGTTCTATTTAGCTCCTACACGCACGCAACTCACGTGACGACGTATTGAACGATATTtgttaaacataaatttaaaaacaacagCGTGTAACATACGGAATCAACTCATAAGCTGCCGAACTGTGCTTTAAATAAGACAGTTCACTGGATAGAGCTACCTATTACCTGCCTTAATTTCCTTCCATCCAACCACCTTCCTACCATACGCAACTTTCAATGGGAAGCCAAGATTTCGGTTTCAGTTCTACTTACTACAATATTTTTAACATGACAATACTTTCACCTAAATAAAGTTCAACGAAACGATTTTCTGCTAAAGGTATAGGTTGAGGCATTTACTAGCAATAGGTGTAAACGTTTGACTGGATGAAAATTTGACGCTTTGGTGGAGAACGGTGGTACCGTAACGAGCTTCCGGAGTATAATGATCCCTTGTGCACAAAGTTAATTCATAGCTGACCGCTTAGACGAAAGCTTAGTAAAGCGTTGTTCGACACTTAGGATGCTGGCGAAGAAGTGTTGGTAATAGGTTGGAAGTAATGTATACCATTCGTCTGAAATTGTtataaaaaccaaaatgaaaactaaaatcggatcggatccttACACAAACTCTTCAACCAGTGTGGAACTTACCGCCATGTCATACTCGGTTATATAGGCCGGAATCTCTAACTGATCCTTCGCGATGGCAGAATATAAGTGCTCCACACCAGGAAGTGAATGAACTTTAGTTTTGATCGCTGGAGCCATAAACGTTGTGAACCACCAAGTCATCATTTTTGTCCAAAAGGTTGGATGCACGATATAGAAcgcttttaaatttttcttgtATCTAAAAACACACATTCAGTTTTCCAAATGAATTTCGGCATCTAATGGTACATTACCGAAAAATATGCATTTCGTGGCACTACTTACTTGTACGGCAGTATGCTATAGACATCCTTCAGCCATTGTAGAGAAGGGTAGTTGTTTGAACTGGTCAGAGTGTGGAAATAAGCGATCACGTAATCACCTTTGACGATTGGGTCCAGTAGGTATATCAGATAGAGCAAGGCCTATTGttgaaattagttttgttACACAATTGTTTAAGTTATAATATAATGCCATTGAATGCAACCTTCTCTAGATCGATGTTATGTGCAGGAAACCatttgccacaaaacacaacaacaggtCGGCCAAGTCTATCAACGCCACTTTGATACAGACATCCAATGCCAGACACTTCCGATAGGTCTTCCGTTTTGGCTCGTCTTAGTAACCTCTCGTATCTaacaattgaaaaaa
The nucleotide sequence above comes from Anopheles bellator chromosome 1, idAnoBellAS_SP24_06.2, whole genome shotgun sequence. Encoded proteins:
- the LOC131206311 gene encoding protein GDAP2 homolog isoform X2; the protein is MINNSFEFSSDDDSDTSPHDLEMGSDVEYSNINLSLAAQLTGTAHSFTQMQGDLDRQRLLGDRPRMVYESVLDDGLEGIEHQERYERLLRRAKTEDLSEVSGIGCLYQSGVDRLGRPVVVFCGKWFPAHNIDLEKALLYLIYLLDPIVKGDYVIAYFHTLTSSNNYPSLQWLKDVYSILPYKYKKNLKAFYIVHPTFWTKMMTWWFTTFMAPAIKTKVHSLPGVEHLYSAIAKDQLEIPAYITEYDMATNGIHYFQPITNTSSPAS